In the genome of Egibacteraceae bacterium, the window GAGTCCACCAGCCAGTCGACGACGGAGGTCACGGTGGAGCGGGCGTACTCCTCGCGCGACAGGCTCGGCAGATAGCGATGCGCCAGCCCAGACGTGTCGCGATCCAGCAGACCCTTCGAGGCCAGCCTGGCCATCGTGGTCATCACCGTGGTGTAGGCGATGTCGCGCTCCTTCTCGAGCTCGGCGTGGACGTCTCGTACCGTGGTCTCCCCGAGGCGCCAGACCGTCTCCATGACCGCGGTCTCCAGCGGTCCCAGCAGCCCGTCGAGCTGGCCTCTTCGCATGCCCATGGTGCGCCTCGTATCTGGTGTCGTCACTCGTGGTCCTCGGCCACCGACCATCCTAGTGGGCGGCGGCCGGCGTGCCCAGTCTCTCCGGAAGCTCGAGCTAGAGCCGGTGGTGGCGGCAGATGACCGCGAAGTCCTCGGCGTCGGTGCTCGCCCCGCCGACCAGTGCGCCGTCGATGTCCTCGCAAGCCATCAGCGCACCCACGTTGCCGGGTTTCACGGACCCGCCGTACTGGATCCTGACGGTTGCCGCGGCATCCGCGCCCGCGACGTCGGCGACCGTGCTCCGCAGGACGGCGCACATCTCCTGCGCATCATCGGGGGTCGCGATCCGCCCGGTCCCGATGGCCCAGATCGGCTCGTAGGCCAGGACCATCGCGCCCACCTGCTCGTCGGTCACCCCCTGCAGGCACGCCTTGACCTGCCCGACCACGACCGTCTCCGCCTCGCCGCTCTCGCGCTGCTCGAGGCTCTCCCCCACGCAGAGGATCGGCGTCATGTCGTGCGCCAGGACGGCCCGCAGCTTGCGGTTGACCACGTCGTTGGTCTCGCCGAAGAGGGTGCGCCGCTCGGAGTGGCCGCAGATCACGTACCGGCACTTGAGACGGGCGAGCATGGGGGGACTCACCTCACCGGTGAACGCCCCGTCGGTCTCCCAGTGGCAGTTCTGCGCCCCGAGTCCCAACGGCAGCTTGTCGCCCTCGATCAGTGTCTGCAGGCTGCGCAGCGCGGTGAAGGGCGGGATCACGACGATCTCGTTGGCGGCGTAGTCGCCGGCCTCGAGGTGGTAGACGAACTGCTGGACCAGCGCGATGGCCTCGAGGTGGTCGAGGTTCATCTTCCAGTTGCCCGCGAGGATCGGTCGGCGGCTCATCCGGCACTCCCTTGGCGCAACGCGGCGACACCGGGCAGGTCGATGCCCTCGAGGAACTCCAACGAGGCACCACCCCCGGTCGACAGGTGGGAGACCTGCTCGGCCAGCCCGAGCTTGCGCAGGGCTGCCGCGCTGTCACCGCCGCCGACCACGGTGAAACCGGGGCAGGCTGCGACGGCGCGGGCCACGCCCTCGGTCCCGGCCGCGAATGGCTCCCACTCGAAGACGCCCATCGGCCCGTTCCAGAGGACGGTCTCGGCGTCGGCGATGGCCGCAGCGAAGCGCGAGATGCTGTCCGGGCCGATGTCCAGCCCCATCCAGCCCTCGGGGATGCCGTCGGCGGAGACCCGCTGGTGCGCGGCATCGGCGGCGAAGGTCTCCGCCGCGATGATGTCCACGGGCAGCAGCACCTCCACGCCGGTGTCGGCGGCGCGCGTGAGCAGCCCGGTGACGTCGTCGAGGCGGTCGGCCTCGACGCGGCTGGCGCCGATCGCGTATCCCTTGGCCTGCAGGAAGGTGAAGCACATGGCACCGCCCACGAGCAGCCGGTCGACCCGGGTCAGCAGGTTGTCCAGCACGCCGAGCTTGTCGGAGACCTTGGCGCCGCCGATCACGGCGGTGAACGGCCGCGGCGGGTTGTCGAGCAGGCGTGCGAGCGTGCCGACCTCGCGGGACAGCAGGTCACCGGCCACCGCCCGGCCCACCAGGGGCGGGACGCCCACGATGCTCGCGTGCGCCCGGTGCGCAGCCCCGAACGCGTCGTTGACGTAGCAGTCGCCCAGTGCGGCGAGGGCATCCGCAAACTGGGGCTCGTTCGCCTCTTCGCCGGACTCGAAGCGCAGGTTCTCGAGCAGCAGGACCTGCCCGTCGTCCAGGGCTTCCACACGAGCGCGGGCATCGGGGCCGACCACGTCGCGGGCCGCGGCAACGGGTGTCGCGAGCAGGTCGGCCATGCGATCGGCCACCCGGGTGAGTCGCAACGCGTCGTCGACCTGTCCGCCAGGGCGCCCGAGATGGCTCATGACGATGACACGGGCGCCCTTGTCCCGCAGGTGGCGGATGGTGGGGAGGGACTCCTCGATGCGCAGGTCGTCGGTGACCTGCCCATCGTGCAGGGGCACGTTCAGGTCGGACCGCACGAGGACCCGTTGCCCCGCCGGCTCCAACGTGTCGAGACCCGGTATGGCGGTGATGTCGCCCACAGTCCTACAGCCGCTCGCCCACGTACGCGGTGACATCGAGCAGTCTGCAGGCGTAGCCCCACTCGTTGTCGTACCAGCCGAGGGTTTTGACCATCGATCCGTTGGCCATGGTGGACAGGCCGTCCACGATGCAGCTGTGCGGGTTGCCGACGATGTCGGTCGACACGATCGGATCCGTGGTGAACTCCAGGATGCCCGCCATCGGGCCCTCAGCCGCCGCCCGGAAGGCCTCGTTGACCTCGTCCACGGTCACCTCGCGCCCCAGCACCGCCACCAGGTCGGTGAGCGAGCCGTCCGGCACCGGCACCCGCAGGGCCATGCCGTCCAGGCGCCCCTTCAGCTGGGGCAGGGACAGGGCCGCGGCCTTGGCCGCCCCTGTGGTGGTCGGGATGATCGACAGGGCGGCGGCGCGGGCCCGCCGCAGGTCCTTGTGCGGCTGGTCGTGCGACCCCTGGTCGTTGGTGTAGGCGTGCACCGTGGTCATGAAGCCCTGCTGGATGCCGCCGAAGTTGTCATCGAGGACCTTCGCCAGGGGCACGATGCAGTTCGTGGTGCAGCTGGCGTTGGAGATGATGTGGTGGGCGCTGGGGTCGTAGTCCCCCTCGTTCACGCCCATCACCACGGTGACGTCCTCCTCCTTGGCCGGCGCCGAGATGATGACCTTGCGGGCACCCGCCTCCAGGTGCTTGGCCGCCTTGTCCCGTCCGGTGAACAGCCCCGTGGACTCGATGACGACGTCGACGCCGAAGTCCTTCCAGGGCAGGGCTCCGGGGTCGCGCTCCGAGGTGACGGTGATCTCGCGGCCGTCGACGACGATGCGATCGTCGCCCACCTCCACCGTCCCGGCGAACCGCCCGTGCACGCTGTCGTAGCGCAGGAGATGGGCCAGCGTCCCGGGGTCGGCGAGATCGTTGACGGCGACGATCTCCACGTCCGTCGGTCGTTCCTTCGCCGCGCGCAGGAAGTTGCGCCCGATACGTCCGAATCCGTTGATACCCACGCGGATGGCCATGTGCGGTGTCCTTATCTGTCTCTGTCGAGCGGGTCACGCCGAGCTTGTGACGCCCCGGTGTCGGCCGGTCACTCTACCGAACCTGGCGCCACCTCCAATTCCTCGGCAACGGCAACCAGCGCAGCCAGGCGGCGGTGGACGGTCGACTTGCCCACCGGAGGGTCGAGGAGGGCACCGAGGTCTGCAAGGCTGGCCTCCGG includes:
- the gap gene encoding type I glyceraldehyde-3-phosphate dehydrogenase, with the protein product MAIRVGINGFGRIGRNFLRAAKERPTDVEIVAVNDLADPGTLAHLLRYDSVHGRFAGTVEVGDDRIVVDGREITVTSERDPGALPWKDFGVDVVIESTGLFTGRDKAAKHLEAGARKVIISAPAKEEDVTVVMGVNEGDYDPSAHHIISNASCTTNCIVPLAKVLDDNFGGIQQGFMTTVHAYTNDQGSHDQPHKDLRRARAAALSIIPTTTGAAKAAALSLPQLKGRLDGMALRVPVPDGSLTDLVAVLGREVTVDEVNEAFRAAAEGPMAGILEFTTDPIVSTDIVGNPHSCIVDGLSTMANGSMVKTLGWYDNEWGYACRLLDVTAYVGERL
- a CDS encoding phosphoglycerate kinase, with the protein product MGDITAIPGLDTLEPAGQRVLVRSDLNVPLHDGQVTDDLRIEESLPTIRHLRDKGARVIVMSHLGRPGGQVDDALRLTRVADRMADLLATPVAAARDVVGPDARARVEALDDGQVLLLENLRFESGEEANEPQFADALAALGDCYVNDAFGAAHRAHASIVGVPPLVGRAVAGDLLSREVGTLARLLDNPPRPFTAVIGGAKVSDKLGVLDNLLTRVDRLLVGGAMCFTFLQAKGYAIGASRVEADRLDDVTGLLTRAADTGVEVLLPVDIIAAETFAADAAHQRVSADGIPEGWMGLDIGPDSISRFAAAIADAETVLWNGPMGVFEWEPFAAGTEGVARAVAACPGFTVVGGGDSAAALRKLGLAEQVSHLSTGGGASLEFLEGIDLPGVAALRQGSAG
- the tpiA gene encoding triose-phosphate isomerase yields the protein MSRRPILAGNWKMNLDHLEAIALVQQFVYHLEAGDYAANEIVVIPPFTALRSLQTLIEGDKLPLGLGAQNCHWETDGAFTGEVSPPMLARLKCRYVICGHSERRTLFGETNDVVNRKLRAVLAHDMTPILCVGESLEQRESGEAETVVVGQVKACLQGVTDEQVGAMVLAYEPIWAIGTGRIATPDDAQEMCAVLRSTVADVAGADAAATVRIQYGGSVKPGNVGALMACEDIDGALVGGASTDAEDFAVICRHHRL
- a CDS encoding BlaI/MecI/CopY family transcriptional regulator encodes the protein MGMRRGQLDGLLGPLETAVMETVWRLGETTVRDVHAELEKERDIAYTTVMTTMARLASKGLLDRDTSGLAHRYLPSLSREEYARSTVTSVVDWLVDSFPEPAMSYFVKVIDDDTDAPALEGLRDRINRLREQEG